A stretch of the Myripristis murdjan chromosome 24, fMyrMur1.1, whole genome shotgun sequence genome encodes the following:
- the gje1a gene encoding gap junction epsilon-1 protein, whose translation MSLNYIKNFYEGCLRPPTVIGQFHTLFFGSVRMFFLGVLGFAVYGNEALHFSCDPDRRELNLYCYNQFRPITPQVFWALQLVTVLVPGAVFHLYAACKNIDQEEILQRPIYTVFYIISVLLRIILEVIAFWLQSHLFGFQVHPLYMCDASALEKTFNVTKCMVPEHFEKTIFLSAMYTFTVITILLCIAEIFEILCRRLGYLTNQ comes from the exons ATGTCTTTAAACTACATCAAAAACTTCTATGAAGGATGT CTCAGGCCTCCTACGGTGATAGGCCAGTTCCACACCTTGTTCTTCGGCTCGGTGCGGATGTTCTTCTTGGGCGTTCTTGGCTTCGCCGTCTACGGGAATGAAGCGCTCCACTTCAGCTGCGACCCCGATCGCCGAGAGCTCAACCTGTACTGCTACAACCAGTTCAGACCCATAACACCACAG gtcttctggGCATTACAGCTGGTAACAGTGCTGGTTCCTGGGGCGGTGTTTCACCTCTATGCTGCCTGTAAGAACATTGACCAGGAGGAAATCCTCCAGCGACCCATCTACACCGTCTTCTACATCATCTCTGTTCTGCTACGCATCATCCTGGAAGTCATCGCTTTCTGGCTACAAAGCCACCTATTCGGCTTCCAG GTCCACCCGCTGTACATGTGTGACGCCAGTGCTTTGGAAAAGACCTTTAATGTGACTAAGTGCATGGTGCCCGAACACTTTGAAAAAACCATCTTCCTCAGTGCCATGTACACCTTCACTGTCATCACTATACTCCTCTGCATTGCCGAGATATTTGAGATACTCTGCCGAAGGCTCGGTTATCTCACCAACCAATGA